GCGAACGCTTTGTGTCGCCATGGCGCATGGCGAGAGGCGAGACACTCGTTGCCTCACCTCGCCATGCGCTATTTAAAACCCAGCTGTCTCATACTCTGGTTGCTTGataatctatgtgttaacctttTCTACTGATGCTCTCTATGGGGAACAGCTTCCGACAACAATTCGTGGATAGCAGACCAATGATAACAAACGGCAGTAGCGACGAAACCGAGAAGCTAGTTGTGGAATCAAGCGCTACTCCAAGTGAAAATATCCAGAAGAACTACACCGAAGAGCTTTCCTCCATGATCTCGTTTGAAGAACCAGAAAGTGTTAAAGATAGCAACATCATTAGGCAGCCTTCACCACCTCCAGTACTTGCAGAAGTCCAAGACTTGGCTCATGGGTTATGTCATGGAGCTAACGAAGTGGAATTGAACATAGATAACTCTTTGCCAGATGAGTCCCTACGTGCAGAATCTCCTCTTGAACTCCATATTGTAAGTTGACACCTGGATTTATTTTGATGGGTCCATACATACATATCATTGCTTTCCAACTTAATAACCTTTTACTTGCAATGCAGGCAACGACGATGATGGATGCCTTCATGAGGCTTGCCAACTCTAACACCAAGAAGGATTTAGAGACGTGTGGTATTCTTGCTGGTTCACTAGTGAgttgttatatgcatatatcattctattactcaaatcTGAAAAATGAGGTTTGAAAATCAGCAAATAATGATCTGTGAATCACTCGTATGCAGAAAAACCGAAAGTTCTATATTACAGCTCTCATCATACCAAAACAGGAATCAACATCCAACTCAGTAAGCTCAGTCTTGTTTTGGTATTTCAACTTAGTTAAGTCATTCTTCACATATGCCAACCTTAAAACACTTTTTTATCGTTCTCTCTACAGTGTCAGGCCACAAACGAAGAGGAGATATTTGAAGTACAGGACAAGCAATCCCTTTTCCCACTTGGATGGATTCATGTGAGTAATATGTATAGTAAATGTTTGAAGATCAGTCTTCTTCTTTAATATCGTTTTTATTGGTTGAGTGGGCGTCATATATTCATTTACTGACTCGTTAATCATTCTGTCTCTTTCTTCAGACGCATCCGACACAGTCTTGTTTCATGtcatccattgatgtccacaccCACTATTCATACCAGGTACTGGAAATAATCGAACTATATCAACAATAAATTTATCTATGTTTGCTTATACAATGTTTTGTCAGATTATGTTACCGGAAGCTGTGGCAATCGTTATGGCGCCACAAGACTCTTCAAGGTAATTAATAAACAAACGAAAGACTAAAGATTCTTTCTATTCCTAAATGAAATGATTCCAtgaattgattttgtttttacaGGAAACATGGAATATTCCGGCTGACAACGCCGGGAGGAATGACGGTGATAAGGAATTGTGATCAGCGTGGGTTTCACGCGCACAGTTCGCCAGCAGACGGAGGACCAATTTACAATACGTCTACGGAAGTTTACATGAACCCTGATCTCAGGTTCGATGTCATTGATCTCAGATAGCGCttttgaaaatgaaaactaTGTTcagtttaaaaagaaaaaaaaaacatcttgcTTTACGATCGTAACTATACTTGTTTGTATATCCGATTTTTAATATGAGCTACGCAAATTCGTGTATAATTGACTTTATTTGTTGTAAACAAGCTCACAATATGTATAAGTTATGCTTTATCACGATTGTTAATCAAAAGTGGGAAAAAGTTATGAATCTCTAGTCCTGTGGTCAGCTACTTTgtcttatctttattttttggaATGAACGTCGTAAGATtgatcctaaacccaaacgtAGATGGACCATTAAGGAAAGGAATGACCGAAAAGCTTCCTCCTCCTTCACCACTTTTTCCCGCGTGCTTTTGTGGCCTAAACTGATACGCTTTGTAAGACATATAAGAAGGAAGAAGGCGACCTATAGTTAAAGTTGATTTTCGTGAGATGAGTTTGATGACTCTTCTGCCTCTGAGTCAGAGTTTGCACCACTGGTTGGTTTCCTTCTCGCTGTGTTTTGCCGGTAACGGTTGTGGcgggagaaagagaagaagtgaTGGGAGGGAGTTAGTAATTGTAAAGACGTTTTGGAGCAGTCGAAGCTATGGTTACATGGAAAGAAAGGATCATGCTGTTCGAGATATGGAACTCGAAAGAGTTTGATGAATCAAGAAGAGTTCATCTCTTCAGTTAAAGGCCAGGGGTTGGTGCAGGTCATAGTCTAAACAAGAAAAGACAAAATACAAGTGAGTGAAAAGACAAACTCGTGAGGAGTCTCCAAGAGGAGCGATtgcttataaatataatatttaatttgtatttttacagGGGTATGTTACCGTTATCAATGTACCTGTTATATGTATCGATTTAATCACAGATCATTCTTGACGTGGAGGGACCGAGCCATGAAACATACTCGAGAACAAGAAATCTTGCATAGCTATTAATATACCAGCACTGGCAACAACAAGACTCAAGCCACCTTTAATGCTTGATGCATAATAAACGGAAGAAAAGTTACACACACTGCGCATTCCTAATAAAACAAACAGCTGGAGGTTACAACTAGTCTGGTGAAGATACAATCGTAACCTTATGAATAAACTGGTGAATACGAGGATGAGAATGTCTCAAAAAGCAATAAAACAAAGATAACACAGGAAGTTAAGACCTTTGTCACGTTTCCACAGCTTCAGGGACATTATATGAATCTATTGTAACTTC
The sequence above is drawn from the Brassica napus cultivar Da-Ae chromosome A8, Da-Ae, whole genome shotgun sequence genome and encodes:
- the LOC106360512 gene encoding AMSH-like ubiquitin thioesterase 1 is translated as MGSSPEIIDIATSARRIGVDNRISLKFYFRIADNILKQANIFRAEKNIIDLYVMLLRYSSLALETIPSHRDYRTSLKSNKEYLRMRLLDVLAELEKLKPVVRQRIEELNPKPLPRYNVQTLPSNGSQRWSSPVKPSLSSYDHTKVINPSGHNFGYMGSRGQQFLNAAPLEERFRNMSVNLIRPTEETLSKHSILGPNGLRAQWQPPKNDIKVQYPSNIDFSPIEIPSFRQQFVDSRPMITNGSSDETEKLVVESSATPSENIQKNYTEELSSMISFEEPESVKDSNIIRQPSPPPVLAEVQDLAHGLCHGANEVELNIDNSLPDESLRAESPLELHIATTMMDAFMRLANSNTKKDLETCGILAGSLKNRKFYITALIIPKQESTSNSCQATNEEEIFEVQDKQSLFPLGWIHTHPTQSCFMSSIDVHTHYSYQIMLPEAVAIVMAPQDSSRKHGIFRLTTPGGMTVIRNCDQRGFHAHSSPADGGPIYNTSTEVYMNPDLRFDVIDLR